One stretch of Ostrinia nubilalis chromosome 11, ilOstNubi1.1, whole genome shotgun sequence DNA includes these proteins:
- the LOC135076064 gene encoding uncharacterized protein LOC135076064: protein MAFKLFTLLAVAALASQGLGAAIEEIQLEDVDVNHITNPLFGRGISIPHLILDTLEACIVSFPTGLSYDVYPNNNLPSTVTALGGVFVSCGIEFRNPDISMSGTYELTALTSHFDGRKTLQRQKFNVNFRESDPW from the exons ATGGCGTTCAAATTGTTCACTTTGTTGGCTGTTGCCGCCCTCGCTTCCCAAG GTCTAGGTGCTGCGATCGAAGAGATCCAGCTCGAAGATGTAGATGTAAACCACATCACCAACCCCCTTTTCGGGAGAGGCATCAGCATCCCCCACCTGATCCTGGACACCCTGGAAGCGTGCATCGTGTCCTTCCCAACTGGCCTGTCCTACGACGTCTACCCAAACAACAACCTGCCCAGTACTGTGACCGCTCTTGGTGGAGTCTTCGTGTCCTGTGGCATTGAGTTCAGGAACCCCGATATCAGTATGAGCGGGACCTATGAGTTGACAGCGCTGACAAGTCACTTCGATGGTAGAAAGACCTTACAGAGGCAGAAGTTCAATGTCAACTTCCGCGAGAGTGACCCGTGGTAA